A DNA window from Polyodon spathula isolate WHYD16114869_AA chromosome 18, ASM1765450v1, whole genome shotgun sequence contains the following coding sequences:
- the LOC121330451 gene encoding uncharacterized protein LOC121330451 isoform X1, whose translation MDHLEASSDLDTSDELSEDCEITFERGVLSGDLEEDGDCQERPGSLLWEKSFEQNIFVDIEDDGSFHFRDLQDSFTFQLSQDSAEDTSLNSIGEHMEELDYYGNIQDKTTSESSFEIHNVHGTKSSITRISEQRHNTVEDLPLHTPDLLVDTSDEEQEDLPYDDNYDSNNKAITTNSNMDDYRIPPAISSNLFTGHLSNIRDAGETNKNTNEFSFPVCESRCETDNNENEIDTISEATKVPLKNDHRLSTSSPELNCFEGSQTGIPEVLLRHFSEENLFSSSKYIEAETMPETSFTESVETETVLNRFKSNHNSPKHNEGKRLLGKDLSKVTEVKTDPSEQREEEDTSNNQTVLYTESQKTEEISSAESSNTETQDEVSDQLNGPDSPEIIDNEGNQSQKSLFGRAGYCNEIKYGQGQVHYPLPDFSKVAPKIKIPKGNSATNLNNSTPGIKRTESSPSLLSNSTTSLKSAVDVVKEVLDAIQPHETPFDFRDQQKRQYNPKQNPELVQHLQDEYDKLLTKYAEAENLIDQMRLGAKIPLLSDFPKPIENIDSGVMPPHANITTFRIAYPTTAQLGSTPRSPLTGSTMDIRDTVVPNNNDGDTTHQEPTEGEKMTQALKEMIDQFTAKVDEFKSCLSSGTLTVEEQQEIFKSMMDAQDKLERGYISQKDGHRALELRNYMGETENIGEFDPERQVEGEIFKIGMCLEDLKEQIDENVCNQPSLPAFTTSNPLPSAVPISSSHTRLHERPSLYQSSEDCRMLEKEVRSVSEDNDQILCTAHLNTEQVHSQRYFCESSDMSQESLDVTLYEDDSCNPSAATVKAKDIVYNGISTEPRHTQESRLQTPELQPLICLSETLSCSAALEGLPHSSCNLSVKLHGSSFQQPDSLEQRILTPETDSGFGGSVACRPATAVFQTHSYQTATERFMFPVLTKKQSPTMKTTRSCSSASDVSSSCTEMDNTRPTDSQGWNDALGLADLSGGSTVGHWTHSVVSDSNPTEEQGRIAQLSSHLIDESSDDHLLLPTPWHCSPPVPTLGNVTSTADKDSHPCAFQNEAILALQSEVSRLKKELEKSLSSLPQRSKRMDVANSSHKQEKRYSTSSQSHNRVASCSGRKHMQYRNKKVFTINRDLSSQKVDDWISSDLEPSTDSEGSSHSFSPSVSHPLHYKADRKSYRRPNRSEEREDSCLIKHQSTDDYTFSSRRRKHSSASINSQSYLRNSESRHSSSADDLNSVSKEKNVHQCRRNTNKIVSHGNTGSICSLSLSYMVQQSLVPHNRRGSTQSDSALLTSRIYPRRSTATTDLNGAHLHKTLDRAIEAAQTLKRTTDRMAKTLSADFAKAESYRKMHGL comes from the exons ATGGATCACTTAGAGGCTTCCTCAGATCTAGACACATCTGATGAACTGTCAGAGGACTGTGAGATAACTTTTGAAAGAGGTGTATTGAGTGGAGACCTAGAGGAAGATGGTGATTGCCAAGAACGACCAGGGTCTTTACTGTGGGAGAAATCATttgaacaaaatatatttgttgacATTGAGGATGATGGTAGCTTCCATTTCAGGGACCTGCAGGATTCCTTCACTTTTCAGCTATCTCAGGATTCAGCTGAAGACACCAGTCTTAATTCAATTGGAG AACATATGGAAGAGTTAGATTATTATGGAAACATTCAAGACAAAACAACTTCTGAAAGCAGTTTTGAGATCCACAATGTACATGGTACTAAAAGTAGTATAACCAGAATATCTGAGCAGAGACACAACACTGTGGAAGATCTACCACTTCACACTCCAGATCTTCTTGTAGACACGAGTGATGAAGAACAAGAAGACCTTCCTTATGATGACAACTATGATAGTAATAATAAAGCTATCACCACTAACTCTAATATGGATGACTACAGGATACCACCAGCTATATCAAGCAATCTCTTTACAGGCCATCTGTCTAATATACGAGATGCTGGTGAAACCAACAAGAATACAAATGAGTTTTCTTTTCCTGTTTGTGAATCTAGATGTGAAACagataacaatgaaaatgaaattgaCACTATTTCTGAAGCTACCAAAGTTCCCCTCAAAAACGATCACCGGCTTAGTACCTCTTCTCCTGAGCTCAACTGTTTTGAAGGATCTCAGACAGGGATTCCAGAGGTTTTACTTCGGCATTTCTCTGAGGAAAACTTATTTAGTTCAAGTAAATACATTGAAGCAGAGACCATGCCTGAGACTTCTTTTACTGAAAGTGTTGAAACCGAAACAGTGCTAAACCGATTTAAATCTAACCATAATTCGCCCAAACATAATGAAGGGAAAAGGCTGCTGGGAAAAGACCTAAGTAAAGTTACAGAGGTAAAAACTGACCCCAGTGAGCAGCGTGAAGAAGAAGATACCTCAAACAATCAGACAGTACTTTACACTGAGTCTCAGAAAACAGAAGAAATCTCAAGTGCTGAAAGCAGTAATACAGAAACTCAGGATGAAGTATCAGATCAGTTAAACGGTCCAGATAGTCCCGAAATTATAGACAATGAAGGGAACCAAAGCCAAAAATCTCTGTTTGGGAGAGCAGGCTATTGTAATGAAATCAAATATGGACAAGGTCAGGTTCACTACCCTCTTCCTGACTTTTCCAAAGTGGCCCCAAAAATTAAGATCCCAAAGGGAAACAGTGCTACAAATTTGAACAACTCAACGCCTGGCATTAAGAGGACAGAGTCCTCCCCAAGCTTGTTAAGCAATTCTACCACCTCTTTGAAATCAGCTGTGGATGTAGTGAAAGAGGTTCTAGACGCCATACAGCCACACGAAACACCCTTTGATTTCAGAGACCAACAAAAGAGACAATACAACCcaaaacagaacccagaactTGTTCAGCATTTACAG GATGAATATGACAAATTATTAACAAAATACGCTGAAGCAGAAAACTTAATTGATCAGATGAGACTAGGTGCTAAA ATTCCCCTGCTCTCTGATTTTCCAAAACCAATTGAAAACATTGACTCTGGAGTTATGCCTCCTCATGCTAATATCACAACCTTCAGGATTGCATATCCAACCACAGCTCAATTAGGATCCACACCAAGATCACCTCTTACAG GATCAACAATGGACATTCGAGATACTGTAGTGCCGAACAATAATGATGGAGACACAACTCACCAGGAGCCAACCGAGGGAGAAAAGATGACTCAGGCACTAAAAGAAATGATAGACCAGTTTACAGCAAAG GTGGATGAGTTCAAAAGCTGTCTTAGCTCAGGCACATTAACAGTGGAAGAACAGCAAGAG ATTTTTAAGAGTATGATGGATGCCCAGGATAAATTAGAAAGGGGTTACATCTCCCAAAAAGATGGACATCGTGCTCTTGAACTTCGAAATTACATGGGCGAGACTGAAAACATAGGGGAGTTTGATCCTGAGAG GCAGGTGGAAGGGGAGATATTTAAAATAGGAATGTGCCTTGAAGACCTCAAAGAGCAAATTGATGAAAATGTGTGCAATCAACCTTCCCTGCCAGCATTCACCACATCAAACCCTTTGCCATCAGCTGTGCCCATCTCCTCATCCCATACACGATTGCATGAG AGGCCAAGTCTTTATCAGTCTTCAGAAGACTGTAGAATGTTGGAGAAGGAAGTAAGGTCAGTCAGTGAGGATAATGATCAAATACTATGTACTGCTCATCTCAACACTGAACAGGTTCATAGTCAACG GTATTTCTGTGAAAGTTCTGATATGTCACAGGAAAGTTTGGATGTTACTTTGTATGAGGATGACAGTTGTAATCCATCTGCAGCAACAGTAAAAGCAAAAGATATCGTCTATAATGGAATATCTACAGAACCAAGGCATACCCAGGAAAGCAGACTGCAGACTCCTGAACT CCAACCTCTCATTTGCTTGTCAGAGACTTTGTCTTGCAGTGCTGCTTTGGAAGGTCTTCCTCACTCATCATGTAATCTGTCTGTAAAGCTACATGGCAGCTCATTTCAACAACCAGATTCACTGGAG CAGAGAATATTGACCCCTGAAACAGACAGTGGCTTTGGAGGTTCTGTGGCTTGTCGCCCAGCCACAGCAGTGTTTCAAACACACTCTTATCAGACAGCTACAGAGAG GTTCATGTTTCCAGTCCTTACGAAGAAACAGTCTCCTACCATGAAAACGACCAGGTCTTGCAGCTCAGCTAGTGATGTGTCATCCTCCTGCACAGAGATGGATAACACAAGACCCACAGATTCCCAAGGGTGGAACGATGCTCTTGGATTGGCTGATCTGTCTGGTGGAAGCACAGTGGGCCACTGGACTCACAGTGTTGTGAGTGACAGTAATCCCACTGAAGAGCAAG GAAGGATTGCACAACTATCTAGTCATCTCATAGATGAAAGTTCAGACGATCATCTCTTGTTACCCACACCATGGCATTGTAGCCCTCCTGTCCCAACACTGGGTAACGTGACCTCTACTGCGGATAAGGATTCCCACCCATGTGCTTTTCAGAA TGAAGCAATTCTAGCTCTTCAGTCTGAAGTATCAAGGCTGAAGAAAGAACTGGAGAAAAGTTTGTCTAGTCTGCCTCAGAGATCCAAGAGAATGGACGTCGCTAACTCCAGTCACAAACAAGAGAAGAGATATAGCACAAGTTCACAGTCGCACAATAGGGTTGCTTCTTGCAG tggAAGGAAGCATATGCAGTACAGAAACAAGAAAGTGTTCACCATCAATAGGGATTTAAGTTCTCAGAAAGTGGATGACTGGATTTCATCAGATCTGGAACCAA gTACTGATAGTGAAGGCTCTTCACATTCTTTCTCACCATCTGTGTCACACCCCTTGCATTACAAAGCTGACAGAAAGAGTTACAGAAGACCTAACCGCTCTGAAGAACGTGAAGATTCATGTCTAATTAAACACCAGTCAACAG ATGATTATACTTTCAGCAGCCGACGACGAAAACACTCAAGTGCATCAATAAACAGTCAGTCCTACTTGCGTAACAGTGAAAGTCGTCACTCATCAT CAGCAGATGATCTGAATAGTGTTTCTAAAGAGAAGAATGTACATCAGTGcagaagaaacacaaacaagattGTATCACATGGCAATACTGGATCAATCTGCAGTTTGTCACTAAG CTACATGGTACAGCAGTCTTTAGTCCCACACAATAGAAGAGGCTCCACCCAATCAGACTCAGCCCTTCTTACCAGTAGAATCTATCCAAGGAGATCAACAGCTACCACTGACCTTAAT GGTgcacatttacacaaaacattagACAGAGCCATAGAGGCTGCACAAACCTTGAAGAGAACCACAGACAGAATGGCAAAAACTCTTTCAGCTGATTTCGCCAAAGCCGAGTCATACAGAAAAATGCATGGGCTGTAA
- the LOC121330451 gene encoding uncharacterized protein LOC121330451 isoform X2 — protein MDHLEASSDLDTSDELSEDCEITFERGVLSGDLEEDGDCQERPGSLLWEKSFEQNIFVDIEDDGSFHFRDLQDSFTFQLSQDSAEDTSLNSIGEHMEELDYYGNIQDKTTSESSFEIHNVHGTKSSITRISEQRHNTVEDLPLHTPDLLVDTSDEEQEDLPYDDNYDSNNKAITTNSNMDDYRIPPAISSNLFTGHLSNIRDAGETNKNTNEFSFPVCESRCETDNNENEIDTISEATKVPLKNDHRLSTSSPELNCFEGSQTGIPEVLLRHFSEENLFSSSKYIEAETMPETSFTESVETETVLNRFKSNHNSPKHNEGKRLLGKDLSKVTEVKTDPSEQREEEDTSNNQTVLYTESQKTEEISSAESSNTETQDEVSDQLNGPDSPEIIDNEGNQSQKSLFGRAGYCNEIKYGQGQVHYPLPDFSKVAPKIKIPKGNSATNLNNSTPGIKRTESSPSLLSNSTTSLKSAVDVVKEVLDAIQPHETPFDFRDQQKRQYNPKQNPELVQHLQDEYDKLLTKYAEAENLIDQMRLGAKIPLLSDFPKPIENIDSGVMPPHANITTFRIAYPTTAQLGSTPRSPLTGSTMDIRDTVVPNNNDGDTTHQEPTEGEKMTQALKEMIDQFTAKVDEFKSCLSSGTLTVEEQQEIFKSMMDAQDKLERGYISQKDGHRALELRNYMGETENIGEFDPERQVEGEIFKIGMCLEDLKEQIDENVCNQPSLPAFTTSNPLPSAVPISSSHTRLHERPSLYQSSEDCRMLEKEVRSVSEDNDQILCTAHLNTEQVHSQRYFCESSDMSQESLDVTLYEDDSCNPSAATVKAKDIVYNGISTEPRHTQESRLQTPELQPLICLSETLSCSAALEGLPHSSCNLSVKLHGSSFQQPDSLEQRILTPETDSGFGGSVACRPATAVFQTHSYQTATERFMFPVLTKKQSPTMKTTRSCSSASDVSSSCTEMDNTRPTDSQGWNDALGLADLSGGSTVGHWTHSVVSDSNPTEEQGRIAQLSSHLIDESSDDHLLLPTPWHCSPPVPTLGNVTSTADKDSHPCAFQNEAILALQSEVSRLKKELEKSLSSLPQRSKRMDVANSSHKQEKRYSTSSQSHNRVASCSGRKHMQYRNKKVFTINRDLSSQKVDDWISSDLEPSTDSEGSSHSFSPSVSHPLHYKADRKSYRRPNRSEEREDSCLIKHQSTDDYTFSSRRRKHSSASINSQSYLRNSESRHSSSDDLNSVSKEKNVHQCRRNTNKIVSHGNTGSICSLSLSYMVQQSLVPHNRRGSTQSDSALLTSRIYPRRSTATTDLNGAHLHKTLDRAIEAAQTLKRTTDRMAKTLSADFAKAESYRKMHGL, from the exons ATGGATCACTTAGAGGCTTCCTCAGATCTAGACACATCTGATGAACTGTCAGAGGACTGTGAGATAACTTTTGAAAGAGGTGTATTGAGTGGAGACCTAGAGGAAGATGGTGATTGCCAAGAACGACCAGGGTCTTTACTGTGGGAGAAATCATttgaacaaaatatatttgttgacATTGAGGATGATGGTAGCTTCCATTTCAGGGACCTGCAGGATTCCTTCACTTTTCAGCTATCTCAGGATTCAGCTGAAGACACCAGTCTTAATTCAATTGGAG AACATATGGAAGAGTTAGATTATTATGGAAACATTCAAGACAAAACAACTTCTGAAAGCAGTTTTGAGATCCACAATGTACATGGTACTAAAAGTAGTATAACCAGAATATCTGAGCAGAGACACAACACTGTGGAAGATCTACCACTTCACACTCCAGATCTTCTTGTAGACACGAGTGATGAAGAACAAGAAGACCTTCCTTATGATGACAACTATGATAGTAATAATAAAGCTATCACCACTAACTCTAATATGGATGACTACAGGATACCACCAGCTATATCAAGCAATCTCTTTACAGGCCATCTGTCTAATATACGAGATGCTGGTGAAACCAACAAGAATACAAATGAGTTTTCTTTTCCTGTTTGTGAATCTAGATGTGAAACagataacaatgaaaatgaaattgaCACTATTTCTGAAGCTACCAAAGTTCCCCTCAAAAACGATCACCGGCTTAGTACCTCTTCTCCTGAGCTCAACTGTTTTGAAGGATCTCAGACAGGGATTCCAGAGGTTTTACTTCGGCATTTCTCTGAGGAAAACTTATTTAGTTCAAGTAAATACATTGAAGCAGAGACCATGCCTGAGACTTCTTTTACTGAAAGTGTTGAAACCGAAACAGTGCTAAACCGATTTAAATCTAACCATAATTCGCCCAAACATAATGAAGGGAAAAGGCTGCTGGGAAAAGACCTAAGTAAAGTTACAGAGGTAAAAACTGACCCCAGTGAGCAGCGTGAAGAAGAAGATACCTCAAACAATCAGACAGTACTTTACACTGAGTCTCAGAAAACAGAAGAAATCTCAAGTGCTGAAAGCAGTAATACAGAAACTCAGGATGAAGTATCAGATCAGTTAAACGGTCCAGATAGTCCCGAAATTATAGACAATGAAGGGAACCAAAGCCAAAAATCTCTGTTTGGGAGAGCAGGCTATTGTAATGAAATCAAATATGGACAAGGTCAGGTTCACTACCCTCTTCCTGACTTTTCCAAAGTGGCCCCAAAAATTAAGATCCCAAAGGGAAACAGTGCTACAAATTTGAACAACTCAACGCCTGGCATTAAGAGGACAGAGTCCTCCCCAAGCTTGTTAAGCAATTCTACCACCTCTTTGAAATCAGCTGTGGATGTAGTGAAAGAGGTTCTAGACGCCATACAGCCACACGAAACACCCTTTGATTTCAGAGACCAACAAAAGAGACAATACAACCcaaaacagaacccagaactTGTTCAGCATTTACAG GATGAATATGACAAATTATTAACAAAATACGCTGAAGCAGAAAACTTAATTGATCAGATGAGACTAGGTGCTAAA ATTCCCCTGCTCTCTGATTTTCCAAAACCAATTGAAAACATTGACTCTGGAGTTATGCCTCCTCATGCTAATATCACAACCTTCAGGATTGCATATCCAACCACAGCTCAATTAGGATCCACACCAAGATCACCTCTTACAG GATCAACAATGGACATTCGAGATACTGTAGTGCCGAACAATAATGATGGAGACACAACTCACCAGGAGCCAACCGAGGGAGAAAAGATGACTCAGGCACTAAAAGAAATGATAGACCAGTTTACAGCAAAG GTGGATGAGTTCAAAAGCTGTCTTAGCTCAGGCACATTAACAGTGGAAGAACAGCAAGAG ATTTTTAAGAGTATGATGGATGCCCAGGATAAATTAGAAAGGGGTTACATCTCCCAAAAAGATGGACATCGTGCTCTTGAACTTCGAAATTACATGGGCGAGACTGAAAACATAGGGGAGTTTGATCCTGAGAG GCAGGTGGAAGGGGAGATATTTAAAATAGGAATGTGCCTTGAAGACCTCAAAGAGCAAATTGATGAAAATGTGTGCAATCAACCTTCCCTGCCAGCATTCACCACATCAAACCCTTTGCCATCAGCTGTGCCCATCTCCTCATCCCATACACGATTGCATGAG AGGCCAAGTCTTTATCAGTCTTCAGAAGACTGTAGAATGTTGGAGAAGGAAGTAAGGTCAGTCAGTGAGGATAATGATCAAATACTATGTACTGCTCATCTCAACACTGAACAGGTTCATAGTCAACG GTATTTCTGTGAAAGTTCTGATATGTCACAGGAAAGTTTGGATGTTACTTTGTATGAGGATGACAGTTGTAATCCATCTGCAGCAACAGTAAAAGCAAAAGATATCGTCTATAATGGAATATCTACAGAACCAAGGCATACCCAGGAAAGCAGACTGCAGACTCCTGAACT CCAACCTCTCATTTGCTTGTCAGAGACTTTGTCTTGCAGTGCTGCTTTGGAAGGTCTTCCTCACTCATCATGTAATCTGTCTGTAAAGCTACATGGCAGCTCATTTCAACAACCAGATTCACTGGAG CAGAGAATATTGACCCCTGAAACAGACAGTGGCTTTGGAGGTTCTGTGGCTTGTCGCCCAGCCACAGCAGTGTTTCAAACACACTCTTATCAGACAGCTACAGAGAG GTTCATGTTTCCAGTCCTTACGAAGAAACAGTCTCCTACCATGAAAACGACCAGGTCTTGCAGCTCAGCTAGTGATGTGTCATCCTCCTGCACAGAGATGGATAACACAAGACCCACAGATTCCCAAGGGTGGAACGATGCTCTTGGATTGGCTGATCTGTCTGGTGGAAGCACAGTGGGCCACTGGACTCACAGTGTTGTGAGTGACAGTAATCCCACTGAAGAGCAAG GAAGGATTGCACAACTATCTAGTCATCTCATAGATGAAAGTTCAGACGATCATCTCTTGTTACCCACACCATGGCATTGTAGCCCTCCTGTCCCAACACTGGGTAACGTGACCTCTACTGCGGATAAGGATTCCCACCCATGTGCTTTTCAGAA TGAAGCAATTCTAGCTCTTCAGTCTGAAGTATCAAGGCTGAAGAAAGAACTGGAGAAAAGTTTGTCTAGTCTGCCTCAGAGATCCAAGAGAATGGACGTCGCTAACTCCAGTCACAAACAAGAGAAGAGATATAGCACAAGTTCACAGTCGCACAATAGGGTTGCTTCTTGCAG tggAAGGAAGCATATGCAGTACAGAAACAAGAAAGTGTTCACCATCAATAGGGATTTAAGTTCTCAGAAAGTGGATGACTGGATTTCATCAGATCTGGAACCAA gTACTGATAGTGAAGGCTCTTCACATTCTTTCTCACCATCTGTGTCACACCCCTTGCATTACAAAGCTGACAGAAAGAGTTACAGAAGACCTAACCGCTCTGAAGAACGTGAAGATTCATGTCTAATTAAACACCAGTCAACAG ATGATTATACTTTCAGCAGCCGACGACGAAAACACTCAAGTGCATCAATAAACAGTCAGTCCTACTTGCGTAACAGTGAAAGTCGTCACTCATCAT CAGATGATCTGAATAGTGTTTCTAAAGAGAAGAATGTACATCAGTGcagaagaaacacaaacaagattGTATCACATGGCAATACTGGATCAATCTGCAGTTTGTCACTAAG CTACATGGTACAGCAGTCTTTAGTCCCACACAATAGAAGAGGCTCCACCCAATCAGACTCAGCCCTTCTTACCAGTAGAATCTATCCAAGGAGATCAACAGCTACCACTGACCTTAAT GGTgcacatttacacaaaacattagACAGAGCCATAGAGGCTGCACAAACCTTGAAGAGAACCACAGACAGAATGGCAAAAACTCTTTCAGCTGATTTCGCCAAAGCCGAGTCATACAGAAAAATGCATGGGCTGTAA
- the LOC121330710 gene encoding syntaxin-binding protein 3-like, producing MAAGTQHGLKNILWKKIKENVIDDHKKPGEWRILILDHFTTKLLSSCCKMSDLMSEGITIVEDLYKNREPVPEMKAIYLISPSEKGVDSLVNDFKNTYKYKAAYIYFTDCSRCIVFTLDNPDAFHSIYSTHRTDKDTTLQKMAEQIVTLCATLDENPGVRYRKEPLDNASMLAQLVENKLCKHYELDEKCKKKSKTQAQLLIVDRGFDPVSPILHELTYQAMVYDLISIENDTYKYLSKDGVGAKEKQSVLNEEDDLWTKLRHMHIAEVSEKIPKLVKEISANKKIKDGKITMSGLSQLMKKMPSFRKQISKQTVHLNLAEECMNHFQANVEKLCKVEQDLALGADTEGQKIKDPMRTLLPVLLQKHSTYDKIRAVLLYIFSLNGTTEENLRKIFQQIDNESSIILNWNLLGVPIHSSSSQQRKTSRKDRSHEETYQLSRWTPVIKDVIEDAIDNKLDTKEWPHISECPAAWNGSGAVSARQKHKGSSQDDRRSGSRLIVFIIGGVSYSEMRCAYEVTQAVKSCEVIIGSTHILTPRSLLEAMQDLSKTKGPMETFNIIEEKAA from the exons ATGGCAGCTGGAACACAACACGGGTTAAAGAATATTCTTTGGAAGA aaataaAGGAAAACGTCATCGATGACCACAAAAAGCCAGGAGAATGGAGG ATATTAATTTTGGATCACTTCACCACCAAATTGCTATCTTCGTGCTGCAAGATGTCGGATCTAATGTCCGAAGGGATAACTA TTGTGGAAGACCTGTATAAAAACCGTGAACCCGTTCCAGAGATGAAagccatttatttaatttcaccATCTGAAAAG ggtgtgGATTCACTTGTTAATGActtcaaaaacacatacaagtACAAAGCAGCATATATCTATTTTACTGACT GTTCTCGTTGCATT GTGTTCACTCTTGATAATCCAGATGCCTTCCACAGTATTTACAGCACCCACAGAACTGATAAAGATACTACGCTTCAGAAAATGGCAGAACAGATAGTGACGCTGTGTGCAACTTTGGATGAAAACCCTGGAGTTAGATATAGAAA GGAACCCTTGGATAATGCCAGCATGTTGGCTCAGTTGGTAGAGAACAAACTCTGCAAACATTATGAATTGgatgaaaaatgcaaaaaaaag AGCAAAACACAGGCACAACTTTTAATAGTAGATCGAGGGTTTGATCCAGTTTCTCCTATCCTGCATGAGCTGACGTACCAGGCAATGGTTTATGATCTGATTTCAATTGAAAATGATACATATAA GTATCTGTCAAAAGATGGTGTCGGTGCTAAGGAAAAACAATCTGTACTTAATGAAGAGGATGATCTTTGGACAAAACTTCGGCACATGCACATTGCAGAAGTTTCAGA GAAAATCCCAAAACTTGTAAAGGAAATTTCtgcaaacaagaaaataaaagacGGCAAG ATTACAATGAGCGGTTTGTCTCAGCTAATGAAGAAGATGCCTTCTTTCCGCAAGCAAATTTCAAAG CAAACAGTTCATCTTAATTTAGCTGAAGAATGCATGAACCATTTTCAGGCAAATGTGGAAAAACTTTGCAAGGTGGAACAG GACCTAGCTCTTGGAGCTGATACAGAAGGACAGAAAATTAAGGACCCTATGCGAACACTTCTTCCAGTTTTGCTACAAAAGCACTCCACTTATGACAAGATAAGAGCTGTTCTGCTGTACATATTCAGCTTAAATG GAACAACTGAGGAGAATCTGAGAAAGATCTTTCAACAAATCGACAATGAAAGTagtattattttaaactggaacCTCCTCGGAGTCCCCATTCATTCTTCA TCTTCACAGCAACGTAAGACGTCGAGGAAAGATCGCTCCCACGAGGAAACCTACCAGCTCTCCCGGTGGACACCTGTTATTAAGGATGTCATAGAG gatgctaTAGATAACAAGTTGGACACTAAAGAATGGCCCCATATATCTGAATGCCCTGCAGCTTGGAAtggttctggtgctgtaag TGCCCGTCAGAAACACAAGGGCAGCAGTCAAGATGACCGACGGAGTGGTTCAAGACTCATAGTGTTTATAATTGGAGGTGTTAGCTACTCTGAGATGCGCTGTGCCTATGAAGTGACTCAAGCAGTCAAGTCCTGTGAAGTAATTATTG GATCGACTCACATTTTGACGCCCAGAAGTCTTCTAGAGGCTATGCAGGATCTCAGCAAAACTAAAGGACCCATGGAAACGTTCAATATTATTGAGGAGAAAGCAGCCTGA